In Corynebacterium guangdongense, one DNA window encodes the following:
- a CDS encoding O-methyltransferase, which produces MTDTAFEALSKYIGSTSARGDAFVAARREAEEFGVTAPDEAVGQLLATLTATATAGRADANVVAITSAANVVGLYFLDALPEKGVLTCINPEATHNNQAKATFRDAGYAAARARFLTARPLEVMGRLASDTYQVVYADVSPMDLSAVIDSAWSLLTVGGTLVLADSLLDGTIADQTRTDRDTAGAREADAKALELTDAQVTRLPLGAGLTLITRLR; this is translated from the coding sequence GTGACTGACACGGCATTTGAGGCTCTGAGCAAATACATCGGATCGACCAGCGCGCGCGGCGACGCGTTCGTGGCCGCGCGGCGCGAGGCGGAGGAGTTCGGCGTGACCGCGCCCGACGAGGCCGTCGGCCAGCTGCTGGCGACCCTGACCGCCACCGCCACCGCCGGGCGTGCCGACGCCAACGTCGTCGCCATCACCTCGGCGGCCAACGTCGTGGGCCTGTACTTCCTCGACGCCCTGCCCGAGAAGGGCGTGTTGACCTGCATCAACCCCGAGGCCACACACAACAACCAGGCCAAGGCCACCTTCCGCGACGCCGGCTACGCCGCCGCCCGCGCCCGTTTCCTCACCGCCCGCCCCCTCGAGGTGATGGGGCGGCTGGCCAGCGACACCTACCAGGTCGTCTACGCCGACGTGTCCCCGATGGATCTGTCCGCCGTCATCGACAGCGCCTGGTCCCTGCTCACCGTCGGCGGCACCCTCGTGCTGGCCGACTCGCTGCTGGACGGCACCATCGCCGACCAGACCCGCACCGACCGGGACACCGCCGGCGCGCGTGAGGCCGACGCCAAGGCCCTCGAGCTGACCGACGCCCAGGTCACCCGCCTGCCGCTGGGTGCGGGCCTCACCCTGATCACCCGCCTGCGTTAG
- the sigE gene encoding RNA polymerase sigma factor SigE, whose protein sequence is MRGPGADGLLEGDEEAAELTGTDAFDAGQGEMPSWGELVAEHADSVYRLAYRLSGNPQDAEDLTQETFMRVFRSLKKYQPGTFRGWLHRITTNLFLDMVRHRSKIRMEALPEDYERVPGTDMTPEQAYSVSNLDPTLQAGLDELGPNYRVAVVLCDVVGMSYDEIAETLGVKMGTVRSRIHRGRTQLREYIEAAAEHNEDAKLLIRTR, encoded by the coding sequence GTGCGGGGACCCGGCGCGGACGGACTGCTCGAGGGGGACGAAGAGGCTGCGGAGCTGACCGGCACCGACGCCTTTGACGCCGGCCAGGGTGAGATGCCGAGTTGGGGTGAACTGGTCGCCGAGCACGCGGACAGCGTGTACCGGCTCGCCTACCGCCTCTCGGGCAACCCGCAGGACGCGGAGGACCTGACCCAGGAGACGTTCATGCGCGTCTTCCGTTCCCTGAAGAAGTACCAGCCCGGCACTTTCCGCGGCTGGCTGCACCGCATCACCACCAACCTCTTCCTCGACATGGTCCGCCACCGCAGCAAGATCCGCATGGAGGCGCTGCCGGAGGACTACGAGCGGGTTCCCGGCACGGACATGACCCCGGAGCAGGCGTACAGCGTCTCCAACCTGGACCCCACGCTGCAGGCCGGGCTGGATGAGCTGGGCCCGAACTATCGCGTCGCCGTCGTCCTGTGTGACGTGGTGGGCATGAGCTACGACGAGATCGCCGAGACCCTGGGCGTGAAGATGGGCACCGTCCGCTCCCGCATCCACCGGGGCCGTACCCAGCTGCGTGAGTACATCGAGGCCGCCGCCGAGCACAATGAGGACGCCAAGCTGCTGATTCGTACCCGCTGA